The following are encoded together in the Leeia aquatica genome:
- a CDS encoding cytochrome C assembly family protein: protein MFSFVIALIYLMLAWHFQRTRWAGRSPLLPIQAEPYVLGVALLAHAAVLGLAVVTPLGVNLGIGNATSMLACLILLMVYCSAHWQNLSGLYPLLLPLAALGTGLQAILPAQHLLVDASQPWFKLHLLLALMAYSLLSVATLLALFMTVVEYNLHHVQNHRSLQQLPPLLGLERLLFNTILVGFLLLTAALISGALFSHSRLGAWFLPNHKNIFSLISWLAFGGLLLGHHTLGWRGRLATRLTLLGSVFLLLAYVGSKFVLEVVLRR from the coding sequence ATGTTTTCCTTTGTCATAGCCCTGATTTACCTGATGCTGGCCTGGCACTTTCAGCGCACCCGCTGGGCCGGGCGCTCGCCTTTGCTGCCGATCCAGGCCGAGCCTTACGTGCTCGGTGTCGCCCTGCTGGCCCATGCTGCGGTCTTGGGGCTGGCGGTAGTGACCCCACTGGGCGTCAACCTGGGCATTGGTAACGCCACCTCCATGCTGGCCTGCCTGATCTTGCTCATGGTGTATTGCAGCGCACACTGGCAAAACCTCTCCGGTCTCTATCCCTTGCTGCTGCCACTGGCCGCACTCGGCACCGGGCTGCAGGCCATCCTGCCAGCCCAGCACTTGCTGGTGGATGCCAGCCAGCCCTGGTTCAAGCTGCACCTGTTGCTGGCGCTGATGGCTTACAGCCTGCTATCCGTGGCCACGTTGCTGGCACTGTTCATGACGGTGGTGGAGTACAACCTGCACCATGTACAGAACCATCGCAGCCTGCAGCAACTTCCACCGCTACTGGGACTGGAGCGATTGCTGTTCAATACTATCCTGGTGGGGTTCCTGCTGCTGACTGCAGCGCTGATCTCTGGCGCGCTGTTCTCTCACAGCCGTCTTGGTGCCTGGTTCCTTCCCAATCACAAGAATATTTTCTCGCTGATCTCCTGGCTGGCCTTTGGTGGCCTGCTACTGGGCCACCACACCCTGGGCTGGCGCGGACGTCTGGCCACACGCTTGACCCTGCTGGGCTCCGTCTTCCTGTTGCTGGCCTATGTCGGCAGCAAGTTTGTGCTGGAAGTGGTGTTGCGGCGCTGA
- a CDS encoding CNNM domain-containing protein: protein MDDIPSYRLLWLTLGLLAGCGLLAAAEFSLLSVNRLLLRQHVQNKHWGARLALRLLQQPEQLLATLLLCRIALYLSLAGFATLWAVDHFTELALPAMLLTWACCLLAIVAVSELAPRLAALLPAPALAYACSYLLYVLRVICLPLSQGLQWSIRQLLRPLAHARPQDDHDALRLLLGESPHLFQAQHRTLLLNLLDLSSRTVDDIMTPRQHMERFDLSQPAGQGWHHLAMARHTLLPAYQGDDEQISGILHARKALSLRQRDDSPLATLQPLIRPPLFIPSGTPLLTQLREFQRQRQRMGLVVDEYGEIQGLLTLTDILGEVLGELPSEGRNQAGWQAAESGSVLADGACLLRDLQQQCGLPLPLDGPKTLNGLILQQLEGLPEVGTCLRLGEVIIEVISMQERGVKRARLSHRVSQASNT from the coding sequence TTGGACGACATTCCCTCCTACCGCCTGCTGTGGCTCACCTTGGGCTTGCTGGCCGGTTGCGGCCTGCTGGCGGCAGCAGAATTCAGCCTGCTTTCTGTCAACCGACTGTTGCTGCGCCAGCATGTCCAGAACAAGCACTGGGGGGCTAGACTGGCCCTGCGTCTGCTGCAGCAACCCGAGCAGCTGCTGGCGACCCTCCTGCTATGCCGCATTGCGCTGTATCTGAGCCTGGCCGGTTTCGCCACCTTGTGGGCAGTCGATCATTTTACCGAGCTGGCCTTGCCCGCCATGCTGTTGACCTGGGCGTGCTGCCTGCTGGCCATCGTGGCCGTCAGCGAGCTGGCACCACGACTGGCGGCATTGCTGCCCGCACCGGCCCTGGCCTACGCCTGCAGCTATCTGCTGTATGTGCTGCGGGTCATCTGCCTGCCGCTGAGCCAGGGCTTGCAATGGAGTATCCGGCAATTGCTGCGGCCACTGGCCCATGCCCGCCCGCAGGATGACCATGATGCCCTGCGACTGCTGCTCGGCGAGTCGCCGCACTTGTTTCAGGCGCAGCACCGCACCCTGCTGCTGAACCTGCTGGACCTGTCCTCCCGCACGGTGGATGACATCATGACGCCGCGCCAGCACATGGAGCGATTTGACCTGTCGCAGCCTGCCGGACAAGGCTGGCATCACCTCGCCATGGCCCGGCACACCCTGCTGCCAGCCTATCAGGGGGACGACGAGCAGATCAGCGGCATCCTGCACGCCCGCAAAGCCCTCTCCCTGCGCCAGCGGGATGACAGCCCCTTGGCCACCCTGCAGCCACTGATTCGCCCTCCCCTGTTCATCCCCTCCGGCACCCCCTTGCTGACGCAGCTACGGGAATTCCAGCGGCAGCGGCAGCGCATGGGGCTGGTCGTGGACGAATATGGGGAGATTCAAGGCCTGCTGACTTTGACCGATATACTGGGCGAGGTGCTCGGTGAACTCCCCTCGGAGGGCCGCAATCAGGCAGGCTGGCAAGCGGCTGAGTCGGGCTCGGTACTGGCCGATGGCGCCTGCCTGCTGCGCGACCTGCAGCAACAGTGCGGGCTGCCTTTACCGCTGGATGGTCCGAAAACCTTGAATGGCCTGATTTTGCAGCAACTGGAAGGACTGCCCGAAGTGGGGACCTGCCTGCGCCTGGGCGAGGTCATCATCGAGGTCATCAGCATGCAGGAACGGGGCGTCAAGCGGGCCCGCCTGAGCCACAGAGTGTCGCAGGCAAGCAACACTTGA
- the pilB gene encoding type IV-A pilus assembly ATPase PilB translates to MLPGLARALIQQNLLSEADALTLQEQAQQGGIGFVQQLVQSKKMPARKVAEFAANTFCFPLLDLSSFNLDYLPKNLLDQKLMMSRRAVPLYKRGNTVFIGIADPTNNDALDEIKFKLGSTIEAVVVEDDKLGKLIDAQIEASGANLKNLMLDDSDLQLSAGEEKQEEADGGADIDDAPVVRYIQKILMDAINGGASDIHFEPYEKFYRIRYRTDGVLHEVAQPPLAIKEKIASRIKVISKLNIAEKRVPQDGRMKLVLSKSRAIDFRVSTLPTLHGEKIVMRILDPSSATLGIDALGYEPEQKESLMNAIKRPYGMVLVTGPTGSGKTVSLYTCLNILNEPGINIATAEDPAEINLAGINQVNVNDAAGLTFSAALKSFLRQDPDIIMVGEIRDLETADIAIKAAQTGHMVFSTLHTNDAPTTLTRLMNMGVAPFNIASSVILITAQRLARRLCSACKKPIDLPPAALLRAGFTEDDLDGSWKPYQHVGCDACKGSGYKGRLGIYQVMPISEEMQRIIMSNGNAIDIADQAKREGVRDLRQSGLLKVRQGLTSLEEIEAVTNE, encoded by the coding sequence ATGCTGCCTGGCCTGGCCCGGGCCCTGATCCAGCAGAACCTGCTGAGCGAAGCCGATGCGCTCACCCTGCAGGAGCAAGCCCAGCAAGGCGGGATTGGCTTTGTACAGCAGCTGGTGCAAAGCAAGAAGATGCCCGCTCGCAAGGTCGCCGAATTTGCGGCCAATACCTTCTGCTTCCCGCTGCTCGACTTGTCCAGCTTCAACCTGGACTATCTGCCCAAGAACCTGCTCGACCAGAAACTGATGATGTCACGCCGGGCGGTGCCGCTGTACAAGCGCGGCAACACGGTGTTCATCGGCATTGCGGACCCGACCAATAATGACGCGCTGGACGAGATCAAGTTCAAGCTCGGCTCAACCATCGAAGCCGTGGTGGTCGAGGACGACAAGCTGGGCAAGCTGATTGACGCCCAGATCGAGGCCAGCGGTGCCAACCTGAAAAACCTGATGCTCGACGACTCGGACCTGCAGTTGTCCGCGGGCGAGGAAAAGCAGGAAGAGGCCGATGGCGGTGCGGACATTGATGATGCACCTGTCGTCCGCTACATCCAGAAGATCCTGATGGACGCCATCAATGGCGGCGCCTCGGATATTCACTTTGAGCCTTACGAGAAGTTCTACCGTATTCGCTACCGTACCGATGGTGTCCTGCATGAGGTCGCACAGCCCCCGCTCGCCATCAAGGAAAAAATTGCCTCCCGCATCAAGGTGATTTCCAAGTTGAACATCGCCGAGAAGCGGGTGCCGCAAGATGGCCGCATGAAGCTGGTGCTGTCCAAGAGCCGCGCCATCGACTTCCGGGTGTCCACCCTGCCGACCCTGCATGGCGAAAAGATCGTGATGCGTATTCTCGACCCCAGCAGCGCCACGCTGGGCATCGACGCGCTGGGCTATGAGCCGGAGCAGAAGGAAAGCTTGATGAATGCCATCAAGCGACCTTACGGCATGGTGCTGGTCACCGGACCCACCGGTTCCGGCAAGACGGTGTCGCTCTACACCTGCCTGAACATCCTCAACGAGCCTGGCATCAATATTGCCACCGCTGAAGACCCGGCTGAAATCAACCTGGCCGGGATTAACCAGGTAAACGTCAATGACGCAGCGGGTCTGACCTTTTCCGCCGCGCTGAAATCCTTCCTGCGGCAGGATCCAGACATCATCATGGTGGGTGAAATCCGGGACCTGGAAACCGCAGATATTGCCATCAAGGCCGCGCAGACCGGTCACATGGTTTTCTCTACCCTGCACACCAATGATGCGCCTACCACGCTGACGCGCCTGATGAACATGGGCGTGGCCCCGTTCAATATTGCCAGCTCGGTGATTTTGATCACGGCGCAACGGCTGGCTCGTCGCCTGTGCAGCGCCTGCAAGAAGCCGATTGACCTTCCGCCCGCCGCCTTGTTGCGTGCCGGTTTCACCGAGGATGACCTGGACGGCAGCTGGAAGCCCTACCAGCATGTGGGCTGCGATGCCTGCAAAGGCTCCGGCTACAAAGGCCGCCTGGGGATCTATCAGGTGATGCCGATCAGTGAAGAAATGCAGCGTATCATCATGTCTAACGGCAACGCCATCGACATTGCCGATCAGGCGAAGCGCGAAGGGGTTCGTGACCTGCGACAATCCGGCTTGCTGAAAGTCCGCCAAGGGCTAACCTCGCTGGAAGAGATCGAAGCCGTTACCAACGAATGA